The Nitrospinota bacterium genome window below encodes:
- a CDS encoding penicillin-binding protein 2: MAKHGKQNTGSFKDGIKTRLIIVSALFFLVVAALIVRLASLQILQHETLLAKSEKQYVGTVETQFGRGVIYDRNLNELAQNIEVESVYANPSEILNRKAAARVLSKTLNLDRNKVYKKISSKRDFVWIKRKGDLEGIAKLKEADLQGIGFLPEQKRFYPKRELAANVLGFVGVDNQGLAGVEHAHQSRLKGTTIRRVTERDAKGRSIQPPESLRDSSRKSFDLVLTLDEVIQFTAEYHLKKQVERFKADSGMAVVMDPRTGEIYAMANVPQFNPNNYRAFSQHIWKNNIVAGSYEPGSIFKPIVAAAALDKGLARPHDIYFCENGKLKIGKANIGEASDHKFGWMTMSDIIAKSSNIGAIKIAQQVGKKPFYEYIRKFGFGEKSGLSLPGESAGQLKDQKNWSNLSLASISFGHEIAVTPIQMVTAMSAIANGGMLMEPHIIKALIKDGEVVEKFGPRKIRRVISKKTSLQMVEILKSVVKNGTGKKAALDGFDVAGKTGTAQKYNMETRSYSSTEFISSFIGFVPADSPRLVILVMIDNPKGLHWGSVVSAPVFQKIAKKALRYLDITSSKERVLILDRA, translated from the coding sequence ATGGCAAAACACGGAAAACAGAATACCGGATCCTTTAAGGACGGAATCAAAACTCGTCTTATTATCGTCTCGGCATTGTTCTTTCTTGTCGTTGCCGCTTTGATAGTCCGGCTGGCCTCCCTGCAAATCCTTCAACATGAGACGTTGCTGGCAAAATCTGAAAAACAATACGTGGGAACGGTTGAAACTCAGTTTGGGCGTGGAGTGATCTACGATCGAAACTTGAATGAGCTGGCACAGAATATCGAAGTGGAATCTGTTTATGCCAATCCTTCTGAGATATTGAACCGAAAAGCCGCGGCCCGTGTGCTTTCTAAAACATTAAATTTGGATAGGAATAAGGTCTATAAAAAAATCTCCTCGAAAAGGGATTTTGTCTGGATCAAGCGTAAAGGTGATCTTGAGGGAATTGCAAAACTAAAAGAAGCTGATCTGCAGGGGATAGGGTTTCTTCCAGAACAAAAAAGGTTTTATCCAAAACGTGAACTGGCGGCAAATGTTCTTGGATTTGTCGGTGTGGACAATCAAGGGCTTGCTGGCGTGGAACACGCTCATCAATCCCGGCTCAAAGGCACCACGATTAGACGGGTTACCGAACGTGATGCGAAGGGAAGAAGTATTCAGCCGCCTGAAAGTTTGCGCGATTCCAGTCGAAAAAGTTTTGATCTTGTTCTTACTCTCGATGAGGTCATTCAATTCACCGCCGAATACCACTTAAAGAAACAGGTTGAACGTTTTAAGGCGGACTCGGGAATGGCCGTGGTTATGGACCCTCGCACTGGGGAAATTTATGCAATGGCCAATGTGCCTCAGTTTAATCCTAACAACTACAGGGCGTTTTCCCAGCATATATGGAAAAACAATATTGTTGCGGGTTCCTACGAGCCGGGATCAATTTTCAAGCCCATCGTTGCAGCTGCCGCGCTCGATAAAGGGCTGGCCCGACCGCATGACATTTACTTTTGTGAAAACGGGAAGCTTAAAATTGGTAAAGCAAATATAGGAGAAGCTTCAGACCATAAGTTCGGCTGGATGACCATGAGCGATATCATTGCGAAATCCAGCAATATTGGTGCAATAAAAATTGCCCAGCAGGTTGGGAAAAAACCTTTTTATGAGTACATCCGTAAATTTGGTTTTGGGGAGAAATCAGGGCTGTCTCTACCGGGTGAGTCGGCGGGGCAATTAAAAGATCAAAAAAACTGGAGCAACCTTTCTCTTGCTTCAATTTCTTTTGGCCATGAAATTGCTGTCACTCCCATTCAAATGGTCACCGCCATGTCGGCAATCGCCAATGGCGGAATGCTTATGGAACCTCATATCATAAAAGCGCTGATCAAAGACGGAGAGGTTGTGGAAAAATTCGGTCCGAGAAAAATTCGACGTGTCATCTCCAAAAAAACCAGCCTGCAAATGGTCGAAATTTTAAAGTCTGTGGTGAAAAATGGTACCGGGAAAAAAGCAGCATTGGACGGGTTTGATGTGGCAGGAAAAACTGGAACGGCTCAAAAATATAATATGGAGACCCGCTCTTATTCCAGCACAGAATTCATTTCCTCCTTCATTGGTTTTGTCCCGGCAGATTCTCCGAGACTGGTAATACTGGTGATGATTGACAACCCGAAAGGTTTGCATTGGGGGAGTGTTGTGTCGGCGCCAGTGTTTCAGAAAATAGCAAAAAAGGCGTTGCGTTATTTAGACATTACGTCAAGCAAAGAACGCGTTTTAATTCTTGATCGAGCCTGA
- a CDS encoding UDP-N-acetylmuramoyl-L-alanyl-D-glutamate--2,6-diaminopimelate ligase, which produces METTSSTNWLEYPENGYLNVTNKNTQKLSSLILGLPVTNILGTMDRDIRNIVYDSRNSDEDSLFVAIHGENWDGGLFIKDAIARGATAFITQTSLDSINGLSLGTRDVTALSVEDSRRALSIISANFYRQPSERIALTGITGTNGKTTTAYILEALFSAKGIRTGVIGTINYHYGNKKLSAPVTTPESLDLNRMLAAMIEDNVQNCFLEVSSHALHQSRVNDMLFKVGIFTNLSRDHLDFHGDMKSYKEAKKKLFLDNRVQQKIFNIDDAVGREFAGEFKTDSFTTGIDGNADFKAENILLTKSGCQFTLKTPFGTGEIRSNLLGRHNIHNLISAAAGAMAQGISLEEVQKVALNIQPVPGRFESIENNQGFSVLVDYAHTDDALKNAISAAKLFTEGKVIVVFGCGGDRDKGKRQTMGQAALNEADFSVITSDNPRTEDPSQIIEDILRGIPASAVEGKDYTAITSRKEAIEHAIDIAGENDLVLIAGKGHEDYQILGTQTIHFDDREIARSALGKRIH; this is translated from the coding sequence ATGGAAACTACAAGTTCAACAAATTGGCTGGAGTATCCTGAAAATGGTTACCTTAACGTGACTAACAAAAATACACAAAAACTCTCGAGTTTGATCCTGGGATTGCCCGTCACCAATATTCTGGGAACCATGGACAGGGATATTCGAAATATTGTCTACGACTCCAGAAATTCTGACGAGGACAGTCTGTTCGTTGCCATACATGGAGAAAATTGGGATGGTGGGCTATTCATAAAAGACGCTATCGCAAGAGGAGCGACTGCTTTCATCACCCAAACTTCTCTGGACTCTATTAATGGACTCAGCCTCGGCACGCGCGATGTAACAGCCTTGAGTGTTGAGGATTCTCGCCGAGCGCTTTCTATTATTAGCGCTAATTTTTATCGTCAACCCTCAGAGCGCATAGCTTTAACTGGTATCACTGGAACTAATGGAAAAACCACTACGGCTTATATTCTGGAAGCTTTATTCAGCGCAAAAGGAATTCGCACGGGAGTTATTGGCACAATTAATTATCATTATGGAAATAAAAAACTCTCTGCGCCTGTAACCACACCCGAATCTCTGGACCTGAATCGCATGTTGGCTGCAATGATCGAAGATAATGTTCAAAATTGTTTTCTTGAGGTTTCATCCCACGCTCTACACCAAAGCCGAGTTAATGACATGCTTTTCAAGGTTGGAATTTTCACGAATCTGAGTCGCGATCACCTGGATTTCCATGGCGACATGAAGAGCTATAAGGAAGCCAAGAAGAAATTATTTCTTGATAATCGCGTTCAACAAAAAATTTTCAATATAGACGATGCTGTGGGTCGAGAGTTTGCTGGCGAGTTTAAAACGGATTCTTTTACTACGGGAATTGACGGCAATGCGGATTTCAAGGCTGAAAATATTTTACTGACAAAATCAGGTTGTCAATTCACTTTAAAAACACCCTTTGGGACTGGGGAGATCCGCTCCAATCTCCTTGGCCGGCACAATATCCACAACCTCATTTCCGCAGCGGCAGGTGCTATGGCTCAAGGTATTTCTTTGGAGGAAGTCCAGAAAGTTGCTTTAAACATCCAGCCTGTCCCGGGGCGGTTTGAAAGTATTGAAAACAATCAAGGGTTTTCGGTTCTGGTTGATTACGCGCACACTGATGACGCACTTAAAAACGCAATTTCAGCAGCAAAATTGTTTACCGAGGGAAAAGTGATCGTCGTTTTCGGATGCGGGGGAGACAGAGACAAGGGAAAAAGGCAAACCATGGGTCAGGCTGCTCTGAATGAAGCGGATTTTTCGGTCATTACTTCTGACAATCCTAGAACAGAAGATCCCTCTCAGATCATTGAGGATATCCTGCGAGGCATACCTGCTTCTGCTGTCGAAGGTAAAGATTATACCGCGATCACCAGTCGGAAAGAGGCTATTGAACATGCCATCGATATTGCCGGGGAAAATGATTTGGTTTTGATCGCCGGCAAGGGGCATGAGGACTATCAGATTCTGGGAACACAAACTATTCACTTTGATGACCGGGAAATCGCCCGTTCTGCTTTAGGAAAGAGAATTCATTGA
- a CDS encoding UDP-N-acetylmuramoyl-tripeptide--D-alanyl-D-alanine ligase: protein MEGQAQDCLNAVEGQPLQGKLSSSFKGVSINSRTVSKGELFICIKGDRFDGHDFLAEVIEKRAGGIILSSPEKLPGASCSNGEEPFVIRVQDTLKALQDLATFQRKRFPFKVVAVTGTNGKSTTKEMIASILETKFKTLKTKGNLNNHIGLPLSLLEREPSHEMGVLELGMSAAGEIKKLAEISQPDIGVITNISEGHLLKLKTLKDVQSAKGELFDALTKEGTAIVNADDPLVFELAKSLRAKTVTFGIDQPADVRASEIERKDNLGFQFKVNLFDKTLSVNLPYLGYCNIYNALAALATGYSLGIQEEDMANGLENSQHMSQRNEQLRHKEIDLINDAYNANPRSMTEALKTLDHFKTRGRRIFVIGDMLELGDQSEVAHQKLGEEIARSQTNILITVGNLASLSAESARLIAKKKIHIEEFTSHQKASDFLVQETVGGDCVMFKGSRGSAMEKVLQLFLENKN, encoded by the coding sequence ATGGAAGGTCAAGCTCAAGATTGCCTCAATGCTGTTGAAGGCCAGCCCTTGCAAGGAAAGCTCTCCAGTTCATTCAAGGGAGTTTCTATAAATTCCCGCACCGTATCAAAAGGTGAACTGTTTATTTGCATTAAAGGAGATCGGTTTGATGGTCATGATTTTCTGGCCGAAGTCATCGAAAAAAGAGCCGGGGGAATCATTCTCTCCAGCCCTGAGAAGTTGCCCGGCGCATCTTGCTCAAATGGAGAAGAGCCTTTTGTGATTCGCGTTCAGGATACGCTTAAAGCTCTGCAGGATTTGGCAACCTTCCAGAGAAAACGGTTTCCCTTTAAGGTTGTCGCCGTTACAGGAACAAATGGAAAGTCAACCACCAAAGAAATGATCGCTTCAATTTTAGAAACCAAATTCAAAACGTTAAAGACAAAGGGAAACCTGAATAACCATATAGGGCTTCCCCTTTCTCTTCTTGAAAGAGAACCTTCTCATGAGATGGGTGTTCTTGAGTTGGGGATGAGTGCCGCCGGGGAAATAAAAAAACTGGCCGAGATTTCCCAGCCTGATATCGGTGTGATCACTAACATTTCAGAAGGGCATCTGTTGAAGTTGAAAACTCTGAAAGATGTTCAGTCCGCAAAAGGTGAATTGTTTGACGCCCTGACAAAGGAAGGGACGGCCATTGTAAATGCTGATGACCCTCTTGTATTCGAGCTGGCAAAATCGCTCCGCGCTAAGACTGTAACTTTCGGCATAGACCAGCCAGCCGATGTAAGAGCCAGCGAAATAGAAAGAAAGGACAACCTTGGATTCCAATTTAAGGTCAACCTTTTTGACAAAACTCTCTCAGTGAATCTCCCTTATCTGGGCTACTGCAATATTTATAACGCACTGGCCGCGCTGGCTACCGGTTATTCGTTAGGGATTCAGGAAGAAGATATGGCTAACGGACTTGAGAACTCTCAGCATATGTCTCAACGTAACGAACAATTGCGACATAAGGAGATTGACCTGATTAACGATGCTTATAACGCCAATCCCAGATCCATGACCGAAGCCTTAAAGACACTGGATCATTTTAAAACCCGGGGACGGCGGATATTTGTAATCGGGGACATGCTGGAGCTTGGAGATCAGTCTGAAGTAGCGCATCAAAAATTAGGCGAAGAAATAGCACGGTCCCAAACAAATATTCTTATCACTGTAGGGAACCTTGCAAGCCTGTCTGCGGAAAGCGCGCGCTTGATAGCGAAGAAAAAAATTCATATTGAAGAATTCACCAGTCATCAGAAGGCATCAGACTTCCTGGTTCAGGAAACGGTTGGTGGGGATTGCGTAATGTTCAAAGGTTCACGCGGTTCAGCTATGGAAAAAGTATTACAACTATTTTTGGAAAATAAGAATTAA
- a CDS encoding phospho-N-acetylmuramoyl-pentapeptide-transferase, whose amino-acid sequence MFYHFFYPLSSDYSIFNVFKYITFRSAYAGITALALSLILGKLMIRTLQKLQIREKIRSDGPQHHSSKSGTPTMGGLLILATFIGSTLLWADLSNYYIWVVVLTAVGFGAIGLWDDFLKLRKGDGITAKEKIFLQILLSLGIGVYLLYFDPSRAEYATLLSVPFFKSFQPDLGFAYLFFIVFIIVGTSNAVNLTDGLDGLAIGPIIVATFTYTGIVYISGHFNFSEYLRIQHIKDAGEIAVASSAILGASLGFLWYNSYPAQIFMGDVGSLSLGGVLGTIAVIVKHELLLILVGGIFVIEALSVIIQVGYFKYTGGKRFFKMAPLHHHFEELGWSEPKVIVRFWIVAVVLAMISLSTLKLR is encoded by the coding sequence ATGTTTTATCACTTTTTTTATCCGCTTAGTTCGGACTATTCGATATTCAATGTCTTCAAGTACATCACATTCCGGTCGGCTTATGCCGGAATCACGGCATTGGCTTTGAGCCTGATCCTGGGGAAATTGATGATAAGGACTTTGCAAAAACTTCAGATACGGGAAAAGATTCGCAGCGATGGCCCACAACACCACAGCTCCAAATCTGGCACTCCAACAATGGGCGGTCTGCTAATCCTGGCTACCTTTATAGGTTCCACTCTGCTCTGGGCTGATTTGAGCAACTATTATATCTGGGTTGTTGTCCTTACCGCTGTTGGGTTTGGCGCAATCGGGTTATGGGATGATTTCCTCAAGTTAAGAAAAGGGGATGGCATAACAGCAAAAGAAAAAATTTTTCTGCAAATACTGTTGAGCCTGGGTATTGGAGTTTATTTGCTGTATTTCGATCCTTCCCGTGCTGAATACGCAACGCTCTTGTCGGTTCCCTTTTTTAAAAGTTTCCAACCAGACCTTGGTTTTGCCTACCTGTTTTTTATCGTTTTCATTATTGTGGGCACCTCCAATGCGGTCAACCTGACAGACGGCCTTGATGGATTGGCTATCGGCCCCATTATTGTTGCCACATTCACTTACACCGGCATCGTTTATATTTCCGGTCATTTTAATTTCTCGGAATACTTGCGCATTCAGCACATTAAAGATGCGGGAGAGATTGCAGTCGCAAGCTCAGCAATCCTCGGTGCCAGCCTGGGTTTCCTTTGGTACAACTCATACCCTGCTCAAATATTTATGGGGGATGTTGGGTCCTTGTCTTTGGGAGGGGTTCTTGGAACTATCGCAGTAATCGTAAAACATGAACTGCTTTTAATCCTCGTAGGTGGCATTTTCGTGATTGAAGCTCTTTCTGTGATCATACAGGTAGGTTATTTCAAATACACAGGTGGAAAACGTTTTTTCAAAATGGCTCCTCTTCACCACCACTTTGAAGAGTTAGGGTGGTCGGAGCCCAAGGTCATAGTGCGGTTTTGGATAGTAGCCGTAGTGTTAGCCATGATTAGCCTCAGCACTTTGAAACTAAGGTAA
- the murD gene encoding UDP-N-acetylmuramoyl-L-alanine--D-glutamate ligase, with protein sequence MMELKNKKLSVIGLGQTGVAVANFLSRHGASVTVSDGKPREQLLEPLEKLCADIKTRFQNPEPPSDTEGVVLSPGVDIHSPFLQQARKKGIEIISEIELANRFNTVPIIAITGTNGKSTCTSLTAEIISQAGVKVQAGGNLGTPFISLLDQGDANYRVLELSSFQMEATSGLHPVISVILNISPDHMDRHKNFETYVELKKKVFACQTKDDFLILNQDDPNTRDLGKDCPAECILFSARIELKKGVFVRGNKVIARLNDCEIEVLSLDSLSQGMQWQVENILPAIAIALLLNIPKDAIERALKNFKSLEHRLEWVRTLNGVDFVNDSKGTNVGSVCKSLNTFDRPIILIIGGKDKGTDFSPLKNLMKEKVKHLVLIGETRDKFKGILNGTFCYEESNSLEEAVDMATAKAEDGDIVLLSPACSSFDMFKSYADRGTRFKTIVKNLEG encoded by the coding sequence ATGATGGAACTCAAAAACAAAAAATTATCTGTAATAGGCCTTGGCCAAACGGGAGTTGCTGTAGCCAATTTTCTTTCCAGGCATGGCGCCAGTGTCACGGTGTCTGATGGAAAACCTCGCGAACAATTATTAGAACCATTGGAAAAACTATGCGCAGACATCAAGACCCGTTTCCAAAATCCTGAACCCCCTTCTGACACTGAAGGAGTGGTGCTAAGCCCGGGAGTGGATATTCATTCACCGTTTCTTCAGCAAGCTAGAAAGAAAGGAATCGAAATCATTAGCGAAATTGAGCTGGCAAACAGATTTAATACTGTTCCTATTATTGCCATAACAGGAACCAATGGGAAATCTACTTGCACCAGCCTGACAGCTGAAATCATTTCGCAGGCAGGAGTGAAAGTGCAAGCCGGTGGAAATCTTGGAACGCCTTTTATTTCTTTGCTTGATCAAGGGGATGCAAACTACAGGGTTCTTGAGCTTTCCAGTTTTCAAATGGAAGCCACTTCAGGTCTTCATCCTGTTATATCCGTCATTCTCAACATAAGCCCTGACCATATGGACCGGCACAAGAATTTCGAAACCTATGTTGAGTTAAAGAAAAAAGTATTTGCCTGTCAAACTAAAGATGATTTTTTGATACTGAATCAGGATGATCCGAACACCCGTGATCTGGGAAAAGATTGCCCGGCAGAATGTATTTTATTCAGCGCCCGGATTGAATTGAAAAAAGGTGTCTTTGTCCGCGGAAATAAAGTCATAGCCAGGCTTAATGATTGTGAAATAGAAGTGTTGTCCCTTGACTCTCTTTCTCAGGGAATGCAATGGCAAGTTGAAAACATCCTGCCCGCTATCGCTATAGCCTTACTTCTGAATATACCGAAGGATGCTATTGAACGGGCCTTGAAAAATTTCAAGAGTCTTGAGCATCGTTTGGAATGGGTCCGTACCCTGAACGGTGTTGATTTTGTCAATGATTCAAAGGGAACGAACGTGGGCTCTGTTTGCAAATCTTTAAATACCTTCGACCGCCCTATCATTCTCATCATTGGTGGAAAAGATAAGGGCACCGATTTTTCTCCGCTTAAAAACCTGATGAAGGAAAAGGTCAAGCACCTGGTTTTGATTGGAGAAACCCGGGACAAGTTTAAAGGAATTTTGAACGGAACCTTTTGTTACGAAGAAAGCAACAGCCTGGAAGAGGCTGTGGATATGGCCACAGCTAAAGCAGAAGATGGAGACATCGTGCTCCTTTCTCCTGCCTGTTCCAGCTTTGACATGTTTAAGAGCTACGCCGATCGTGGCACTCGTTTTAAAACTATCGTTAAAAATCTTGAAGGGTAG
- the ftsW gene encoding putative lipid II flippase FtsW — protein sequence MLATSQAKHSDSLLGITVAVLVLVGIVMVFSSSAVYAMEKYNDSYYFLKRQTVWCLLGTGALLATKNLDYHKLHQHTYLIMTVTFLLLLAVMFPGISKEAGGARRWLSIGGLSFQPSELAKFALVLFIAKSLVKRADKLRNFAYGYLPNLIVLGFFFIPILFQPDFGTAMIICMVTFTMLFIAGLRKKFLFLSVLALIPFIVSAIMGAEYRTRRIIAFLDPWQDPSNAGFQAIQSFYAFGRGGYWGAGLGASHQKLFYLPEAHTDFIFSVIGEELGFIGTTAIVLLFSIFIWRGFVTAYRAKDPFGTHLATGLTLLIGFQAFINLGVAVGLLPTKGLTLPFISMGGSSMLITMLSVGVLLNISEQTVKH from the coding sequence ATTTTGGCAACATCTCAGGCAAAACATTCAGATTCTTTGCTTGGTATCACTGTAGCCGTTCTGGTTTTGGTGGGTATCGTTATGGTTTTCAGCTCCAGCGCTGTATACGCCATGGAAAAATACAACGACTCCTACTATTTCCTCAAGCGTCAGACAGTATGGTGTCTACTCGGCACCGGGGCTCTGCTCGCTACCAAGAACCTGGACTATCACAAATTACATCAACACACATATCTCATCATGACGGTGACTTTTCTGCTTCTGCTGGCAGTCATGTTCCCTGGCATCAGCAAAGAGGCAGGTGGAGCAAGAAGGTGGTTATCTATCGGAGGTCTTTCTTTTCAACCTTCAGAACTGGCAAAGTTCGCACTGGTACTTTTTATCGCCAAGTCTCTGGTGAAAAGAGCAGATAAGCTGAGAAACTTCGCTTATGGATACCTTCCCAATTTAATAGTACTGGGATTTTTTTTCATCCCGATACTATTTCAGCCCGATTTCGGAACCGCAATGATCATTTGCATGGTGACTTTCACGATGCTTTTTATTGCTGGTCTGAGAAAAAAGTTTCTCTTTCTTTCAGTGCTGGCACTGATTCCTTTTATAGTCTCGGCAATTATGGGAGCAGAATATCGCACTCGCCGAATCATTGCTTTTCTCGACCCCTGGCAAGATCCTTCGAACGCGGGGTTTCAGGCTATCCAATCCTTTTACGCTTTTGGACGAGGGGGATACTGGGGCGCAGGACTGGGGGCCAGCCACCAAAAACTTTTTTATCTTCCAGAAGCGCATACCGATTTTATTTTTTCCGTTATCGGGGAAGAGTTGGGTTTTATAGGAACAACAGCAATCGTTCTCTTATTTTCAATTTTTATTTGGCGGGGATTCGTTACCGCTTATCGAGCCAAAGATCCATTTGGAACGCATTTGGCCACAGGCCTGACTCTTTTGATTGGGTTTCAGGCTTTTATAAATCTGGGAGTAGCCGTTGGGCTTCTTCCTACCAAGGGGTTGACTCTCCCTTTTATCAGTATGGGCGGATCATCCATGCTAATCACCATGTTGTCGGTGGGTGTTCTGCTGAACATCTCGGAACAGACGGTGAAACATTAA
- the murG gene encoding undecaprenyldiphospho-muramoylpentapeptide beta-N-acetylglucosaminyltransferase: MQKRVVIAGGGTGGHLYPGIALAKALMRHDMDIKVSFVGTKRGIESRVLPREGFELKTILSAGLLGKKRLSRWVSWVKLPIGTAQSMCFLLNKRPNLVVGVGGYASGPLVLSAWILRIPILIHEQNSFPGLTNKWLGKIADKVAVSFKDSAKFFPRNKVTVTGNMIRDEFCKPREEFPKVSQGLFRVLVLGGSQGAHSINVAMVDALKSLESKRGNIHITHQTGESDHEMVKGEYVKSGLSYEVKPFIDDVAEQYRKASLVICRAGATTLAEVTACGKVSVLIPYPHAAHNHQEKNARVLDAANAGELVLDKELSGDRIAQSIIRTMEDPDRLREMEDNSYQLGNRDATEKVRKLCMDLLNDANQKSGGSGKTEGNYVLSCF, from the coding sequence ATGCAAAAAAGAGTCGTAATAGCCGGTGGTGGCACTGGAGGCCACCTGTATCCAGGAATTGCTTTAGCTAAAGCACTTATGAGACACGATATGGATATTAAAGTTTCATTCGTAGGAACTAAGAGAGGTATAGAATCCAGGGTTCTTCCGCGTGAAGGCTTTGAGCTGAAAACTATTTTATCTGCAGGTTTACTAGGCAAAAAGCGACTAAGCCGCTGGGTGTCCTGGGTCAAACTTCCAATAGGAACTGCTCAATCCATGTGTTTCCTGCTCAACAAGCGACCGAACCTTGTTGTAGGTGTAGGCGGTTATGCTTCAGGGCCTCTGGTCCTCTCTGCATGGATATTGAGGATCCCTATTCTTATTCACGAACAAAATTCTTTTCCCGGGCTCACCAACAAATGGCTGGGAAAAATCGCGGACAAGGTAGCAGTATCTTTCAAGGATTCCGCAAAATTCTTCCCCCGCAACAAGGTCACAGTAACGGGAAACATGATTCGAGATGAATTCTGTAAGCCGCGGGAGGAGTTTCCTAAAGTTTCTCAGGGCCTGTTTCGTGTGCTGGTTCTGGGGGGCAGTCAAGGGGCCCACTCCATCAATGTTGCAATGGTGGACGCGCTGAAGTCCCTGGAGTCCAAACGGGGGAATATCCATATCACCCATCAAACGGGTGAAAGCGATCATGAAATGGTCAAAGGTGAATATGTGAAAAGCGGTCTTTCTTATGAAGTAAAACCATTTATTGATGATGTAGCAGAACAATATCGTAAAGCTTCATTAGTTATCTGCCGAGCCGGTGCCACCACATTGGCAGAAGTAACCGCATGCGGAAAAGTGTCTGTATTAATTCCTTATCCCCATGCAGCTCACAATCACCAGGAGAAAAATGCCCGCGTTCTGGACGCCGCAAATGCCGGTGAATTGGTGCTGGACAAAGAATTGTCAGGCGATCGAATTGCTCAATCAATTATTCGCACTATGGAAGACCCTGACCGGTTACGGGAAATGGAAGATAACAGCTACCAGCTAGGCAACCGTGATGCTACTGAAAAAGTAAGGAAACTATGTATGGATTTGTTAAATGACGCAAATCAGAAATCCGGCGGATCCGGAAAAACAGAAGGAAATTATGTTCTGTCATGTTTTTAG
- a CDS encoding UDP-N-acetylmuramate--L-alanine ligase produces MFLGKTQKIHLVGIGGSGMSGIAEVLINQDYEVSGSDPSSNRVTDHLKSLGADICHNHSAENVTGKHVVVISSAISEDNVEVLAAREQSIPVIPRAEMLSELMRMKYGIAIAGTHGKTTTTSLVSTVLAAGDLDPTVIIGGRIKNMGGHAKLGQSKYLIAEADESDGSFLRLSPTLAVVTTLDEEHMDYYQSLQNMKSTFLQFLNKIPFYGAAIICLDDVNLQSLMPGIKKRTITYGLKSQADYTARDIAIEGLKTSFTVYHQEKKLGKILSAALGRHNICNTLAAVAVGMELNMDFHSIAESLENFSGVQRRFEILKQSESLVIVDDYGHHPIEIQATLSTAKEVWPNRRLIVIFQPHRFSRTEHLMEDFFSAFNDADQLLLLDIYSAGEKVIEGVNSQRIAQGVKEFGHKNVKFIEGMESIIPHLQKVLKPGDIVMTLGAGNIGELSHKLESHFND; encoded by the coding sequence ATGTTTTTAGGAAAAACACAAAAGATCCATCTGGTCGGGATCGGAGGTTCGGGAATGAGCGGAATCGCTGAAGTTTTGATCAACCAGGACTATGAGGTGAGCGGTTCTGATCCCTCCTCCAACAGGGTTACCGATCATCTGAAATCTCTGGGTGCTGACATTTGCCACAACCATAGTGCTGAAAATGTCACAGGCAAGCATGTTGTTGTTATATCAAGCGCCATCAGTGAAGACAACGTAGAGGTGCTTGCCGCCCGTGAACAATCTATTCCCGTTATACCTCGTGCTGAAATGCTGTCTGAGTTGATGCGGATGAAATATGGAATCGCTATTGCCGGCACACATGGAAAAACCACAACCACTTCATTGGTCTCCACAGTCCTGGCCGCTGGTGATTTGGACCCGACGGTAATAATTGGAGGACGAATCAAAAACATGGGTGGACACGCGAAACTCGGGCAGAGCAAGTATCTCATTGCTGAAGCAGATGAGAGCGATGGTTCTTTTCTCAGGCTTTCCCCGACTCTTGCAGTGGTGACGACTTTGGATGAAGAACATATGGACTATTACCAGTCATTGCAGAATATGAAATCCACGTTCCTGCAGTTTCTCAATAAAATTCCATTTTATGGTGCCGCAATCATTTGTCTTGACGATGTCAACCTTCAGTCTCTCATGCCTGGTATCAAAAAACGAACGATCACCTATGGGCTGAAATCCCAGGCCGATTACACCGCGCGCGACATTGCAATAGAAGGATTGAAAACCTCCTTCACCGTATACCACCAAGAGAAAAAGCTGGGGAAAATTTTATCCGCGGCTTTGGGCCGACATAACATTTGCAATACCCTTGCAGCGGTCGCAGTCGGAATGGAATTGAACATGGACTTCCATTCAATCGCTGAATCTCTGGAGAACTTCAGTGGAGTTCAGAGACGCTTTGAAATTCTTAAACAATCCGAGTCATTGGTAATTGTTGATGATTATGGACACCATCCAATAGAAATCCAGGCCACCTTGTCAACAGCGAAAGAAGTGTGGCCTAACCGAAGGCTGATAGTCATTTTTCAACCTCACCGCTTTTCACGAACCGAACACCTGATGGAAGATTTTTTCTCAGCATTTAACGATGCCGATCAACTACTCCTTCTAGATATTTATTCGGCGGGTGAAAAAGTGATCGAAGGTGTCAATTCGCAAAGAATCGCACAAGGAGTAAAGGAGTTTGGACATAAGAATGTGAAGTTTATTGAGGGAATGGAGTCTATTATCCCGCATCTTCAAAAGGTACTTAAACCGGGAGACATTGTCATGACTCTTGGCGCTGGAAATATTGGGGAGTTGAGCCACAAACTCGAATCCCATTTCAATGATTGA